Part of the Silurus meridionalis isolate SWU-2019-XX chromosome 29, ASM1480568v1, whole genome shotgun sequence genome, GCATGCGCAATGACCCCAGAGCCTTCAGTGATGTCCTACCTGACTCAGTCTACGTCAAAATACCATCgttatgacgtcacggctttaGAAACCACGATTAAtatatacagaaatgcagtacTGTAAAACactattgtacgagcaactaatagtacgagcaaacgaaGATATGAGCGACCTTGtttgcaaaattttaccctattttgcTAGCTAATTTCGACGGCACGAGCAAtctcacgctgccggttccccgctttcggcggagggtcgcatcaatCGCTTAGTTGATCTCGTGTTGTCGCTTTtgctgttcagtgcagcaaaaacgtttttttttgtgttatatttttatttcactagaaatcttgataAATGTCGCCCAAGAAAATCGGTGAtggtgcagggaaaaaaaaagtaaatagaattaccattgaaaccaaAAAGGTTAGGAGCGTGTTGTGCGCCTCACACTcccaatcaaccactaccacacagggtgtgttaaattatgtttaccgtacggtaatttgcggtgtatttatttgttaaaataggctacgaatactttttaagtgcagaattAATCGATTGAATGAGGTCTCagaacggattaaatcgcttttacattcgTTCTTATGGAAAAAAttagttcgaacgtacgagcaaatgtttttgtgcaaattctacaggaaataaaagtttaaatggttcatgaaaaatcTTAGCAACTGTTTTGGCCAACCTCATTATGATATTCAGCTTTTTTTGAAAAGTCTCTTTTTGACAAATTGATCTGTGAgcaaatcagtttcttctcctcattcgcaaactgttaaacattaaactgttggttagTTTAAAATTAACCATCATCTGGAAGATCACGGGGAAATGGATGTGACTATTTGatctgttgctatcaaacattgtctACTTAATCAACTAAGTCggtgtaatggtgaaggaacATCTCAAATAGACCATTTGTTGGAAGGTttgcaaagcatttttttagaatttaataaaaaaacattagtttattttgataaacgGTGTGGCTGctgtaatttgtaatttattttgatacacttaaatTTAAGGTATTCGATATTTtagttaaaaatacattttgatgtatctttgtcCAACCCTGGCAGATGTAACATATAACAGTCAGCAACCATAACAGATAACAAACAGACTGTAGACTAGACAGTaccaaaaaacaatacacatagATAACAAAatagacacacaaaaaagaaacccCATAATTAACTGGAACTAAATATGATTCAAATGATACTTTACACAATTTCTAAATTACAATTAAACACTGGATCGCTAAACCAACAAGAACAAGAGCTGCAATGTGAATCAGTGCATCTaatattcattcattgattTCATAGTTAATAGTCAACAAATCCACTACTGAAATTTTATCATTGTGATCAGCATTGTATTCTTTTTATTCACATATTTCAGTTAATAGTCAATAAAAACAATCCTGAAATGAAATCATAGTAATGTGCAGACTGCAGTCCTGAAGAAACAAACCAGAAAAAATGGCAAACTTTTAATGTCCTTAACTACAAATCATTCTTTAGGAAATATGCAAGGtttaaacaaatagataaagGAAATTAGGAAGTTTTGTTAATACTGAAGTTTTGCGAATAAACTTTTCGGAAAGATTTTTAGGGAAAggatgatgttgatgttgagCTTTAAACAATGTGCATGAGGACTTTGGCATGTGTTCAATTTTACAaccaacattttattcattgtaatgttacttttttttttaattaaaaacaagtaAGTCTAGATTTTTCCAGTTCACTGCAGCAAAAGTAAAGATGCAAAACCAATATTTTGCCACTTTTTTAAAATGGTTTggaggttgttttggagcagggaaggttgtaGACTTATTACAGGTGAAATGAATTATGacccaacatggcaaccattcaaTATTTCAGCGCCATGCAATTCCATCAGGACTGCGGCTAATTGaaaccattttttttcaaagatttaCGTCATCATACGTCCAAACTCTGTGTTATTTAGAAAGCAAACAGTCAACTAGAGTGTTATCTGTCATGGAATGGCTGCTCAGtaactgcacctaaatcctattgaactgctctgggatggaCTGGATctcaaggtcagaaagaaatccccaactagtgaagaacacggCTATAAAGTTTTACAAGAAGTATTTTGGCTACATGTGTAAAgttgttattcatgctaatggaggatttttcgatgaagtttaacatctgtttatatatatatatatatatatatatatatatatatatatatatatatatatatattagtttggTCAAAAGTGAACCTTCAGTCCGATAAATTGTTTAAACTTGGTTTGTTGCATAAGAACCAATCCAACATTTTTGACAGGCATTGTGTATATCGTAATttctggcaaaaaaacaaaacaaacaaaaaaaacggtagttttactgtatttatcaaataaatacCTAAAAGCAACTGTTGGCTAATATGTTACTTAGCAGTAATACAATCATACATTTCTAAACACTTCAGGAACAGCAGTTTGTTTACCCAAACAAACTTTCCtcagaaatgtataaaaacagttggagaaatgttgttttttgtggttaattataaataaacctgACAATAATACCTAAAAGAATAGTTAACAATTAATCTGATTGCGTCGACATATACACTAGGCGATGCTGAACACTTTGGAGTAGGTAGGATAGCGGTAGTTCCACAGAATGCTGTGTTTTAAATCTCCAGTTCCATCACAGGAATCTAGTGGTAGTTTGGAGCTCATCTCACATGTGCTTGGTttcatcacatcaaaatgagGTCTTCAGCACAATGCAATGACTCCTaatgcacttacacacacatttttactaaAACTTAAAGCTTcctgaacagaaaaaaagctcGACAATTTCATTTGTGACACACTTTATTATTACAGACAAAAATCGTTGATCAGAAAAGCTTCGGAAGAGCTTCAGCCTTGGCGCTGTTTGTGCCTCGGGTGGCTCTTACAAAAGACACACAGTCGCCCGCGACGACGGACAAAAAAACAGTCTTTACAGCGTTTCTTCAGGGCCGTTTTGGTTTTCATGCCCATTGACGGCTGCAGGGATACGAACTGCTGGTTCGGTCCGAGTAACTGTGCACGGAACGGATTGTGCTGAGCCTGAAAGCTTCCTCTGGCCTGGACCACAGCAGCGGTGATGGTGGAAATGCTGCGACTTGCTCCAGCAGCAGGGAGACAAGTGACGGACGCATACTGCACGGCCCGGGACAGCTGCCGAGTCAGTGACTGGAGCAGACACGGGAGTAATGAGGGTGCCATGGCGCCACCACCTgtacaaaaaaggaaaaggaaatcCTATTCAGGTCCCGGGCACAATTTACCATTGCTCAAAGAACATGTATCTGTTTAGAGCTGCGTTTGATTCAGCCTGAATTGATACTAAGAAACCACAAAACTCTCCCATGATGGGAAATTCAACATCTTCACTGTTAAAAAgaaactgacactggagactcattccaCAGAAATGAATCTATTAATCTGGTAAATAAGCTATATGCTGTAAGTGTCATACAAGCCCCTGTGACTCAATGATCTTATACAAATAGATTTGGGATTCGGCCTCCAGCTTCAGTGTTTAGGGGTTTGGACATGTTTTATATGATGAAAATTTTTTCCAACACCAACATATAATTCATTCAGAACTAAAAGCACAACATAAAGGCGTAAATATAAATCTGGGATGTGCCGTGAACTATCCAGTGAAACTATCCTGCAAGCTCTCctcactttatttattacatgtttatttttgtttgtttactagTAAACAGATCTCAGGGTTATTGGAACTTGTTATTTGTAGCTTCTGTACAGTggtgaaaataattatttgatcccttgctgattttgtgagttttacccccttacaaaaaATCTCGTACCAAAtaagcaagaattctgactcacacacccaaattagtcgtgctcctaatatcaactcattatgtgtataaaagacaccagtcacagaaagAAACCTCTTCCATTCATACCTTTCCACCAGCATGCGCAAGAccaagagctgtcaaaggacgtcaGAGACGAgactgtagacctgcacaaggctcgaatgggctacaagaccatcagattgttgccttggacatatgtttttggtcattgtcatgctggagatCCATCCACCACCCATCTTTAGTGTTCTGGCCCAGGCCAGGAGGTTCTCAcccaagattctacagtgcatggccCTGTTCATGAGGTGAAGTCTCTCTGTccccttagcagagaaacagccccaaagcagaatgtttcctcctccatgtttaaCAGTGAGGATGGTGTTCTTAAGGTCATATTCTGAATTTCTATGCCTCCAAACACGGTGAGTCGAGATGATGCCAAGGAGatcaattttggtctcatctgaccacatgacattctcccaagccttctctgaatcaCTCAGGTGTTCATTGGCAACCTTTAGACTTCAgcctgttcatgtgcattcttgagcagaAGGACTTTGGTgtgtgttaccaatggttttcttggtgactttagTTCCAGCTCTCTTGAGATCCTTAacaagctcctcctgtgtaattTTGGGTTGATCCttcacctttctcagaatcataCTTACCCCATAAGGTAAGATTTAGCATAGAGCTCCAGAGCGAGGGCGATCGACTcatcttgtatttcttccattttcaaattaacgcaccaacagtggtctctttctcaccaagcttcctgctgatggtcttgtagctcATTAAAGCCTTGTGCAGCTCTACAGTCTCgtccctgatgtcctttgacagctctttggtttgaatggaagagggtGATTCTGTGACGGTTTCTTTACTACACATaacgagttgatattaggagcaCTTTCTTAATGGGACATGACTAATTTGGGTATGTGGGATTCTTACTGGTTGGTATGAGATCGAATACTTCACAATAATGTtatattctttctctttctgttaaaataaaccctgagcgacttacaactgagcaggggagggtttttagggcttttgctcaagggcccagcagtggcagcttggtggtggtgggatttgaacctgtgatcttctgatccaaagcccaatgccttaaccactgagctaccacctcccacatatatatatacacttatatataaaattataaataaacaaccaGGAATATTTAAATCCTCTGTTCTCAAATCATGATACACAATAtgtgtgaaacaaacacaacaccCCTGgtgtattgatgatgatgattaatgattaattattaatatacatgCAATAAGTACATTCAATTACTGTCATTTGGACTTATTTGGGAATTATTATTTGCACTGCCttacttttacattattatttgaaaTTTACATATACTACACATTAatgtatttctgtttattactttatgattattttttttatatatatttttatagcaccagtACACCATGAGATattccttgtacatgcaaaTCATGATTCTTGACAAAAAGCATGATTCTGATCAATAACATACATCGTTCATTTATTCCAATGCAGTATTTCTTATAAATcatgtctataaaaaaaaagtcctgaacACTGGAGCTGGAGTCCAGATGGATTTTGTCCATGGTTCAGTGTGTTAGCAATCTACTGTAGCTGTTTGCTAACATCAGGGTAAAAGCAATGAAACATATACAATAAAAGAACAGaatgaaacattttaaaggtctctCTGCACAtacctgtttattttttacagccaGTAATTGATCTGAAATATAGTGATAGTTATATGAGGTCAATAATCCACTTTACTGAACGCACACATGCTTTAGTTCAGCACTTCCGCTGTGACGTCAGTGACTTTGAGAGGCGAAAGTCATGATGTGCGCATGCGCGTTTCTTCTTCTGCCGCTTTTGTTGGTTtttcttctgtgtttctgtACGCACACGCTGCAGG contains:
- the mrpl36 gene encoding 39S ribosomal protein L36, mitochondrial, whose translation is MAPSLLPCLLQSLTRQLSRAVQYASVTCLPAAGASRSISTITAAVVQARGSFQAQHNPFRAQLLGPNQQFVSLQPSMGMKTKTALKKRCKDCFFVRRRGRLCVFCKSHPRHKQRQG